The following DNA comes from Camelina sativa cultivar DH55 chromosome 14, Cs, whole genome shotgun sequence.
TAAGACTCTCATTATTGATTCGGTTCGATTCTATGACCATTGTGGTTGTGCGTTCCAAATGCTTCTTTCTGCTTGCCCTGTCCTTGTGGAGTTAGTGATGCGTGATGTGGAGTTGGAGCATTGGCAATGGTCACGCACTGTGTCCAGTCCGACCCTCCAGAGACTTGCTATTAACCATAGATATTTCTTTGATGTCATTCATTATGATTTGGAGAGCATTACTTTTGATACTCCGAGTCTTACCTCCCTGAGTTACTTTGATTTTGCTCCGCGATCCTATCCAATTGTTAACCTTTGCTCCCTTGTTGAAGCTTCTGTCGGTCTTTCTTTGCCAGATGATCACGTCTGGATCCGACAATATGCAGGTGATCATGATACTATTACTCTTGATATCACCAATCTGATTAAGGGGCTTAGAAATGTCGAGATCTTGAAGTTATCCACTCCTATGACGTTGGAGGTAAGAttgctctcttcttttttttctttctttgttagTTAATTCATTTAGGAACCAGACCCGCCGCTTAGGATCGCTTAAATCCATTTAATAACAACAATGCTTAGAACACTGCTTGTCGGGGTATAAGAATCAAAATCTTGTTTGATATGAAAATGTTTCTtgtttaggttttgattttatttttttggttttcaggcGTTTTATTGCTTCCTTGAAGTAATTCCAGTATTTGAAAACCTGCATCGTTTATGTGTTACATCTGAGCACGACTTCCGTTGGCCAACTCTGCCATATTTGCTAAAGAAGTCTCCAGTTCTAAAGACTCTCTTCATCAAGGTATGTACccctaaaaaaatttcagttatACACGCTTAAAATCTCCAATCTCTAAtcgtctttgtttctttcttcaggGTCCCTTGCACTATAATTATTATTcggacgatgatgatgaagaacctGTTTTTGAGTACTTGCCGGAATATGATTTCCTATTGTCATGTCCTGTGAAGGTCCTGGAGATAACCGAGTACAGCGGAACTAGAGGAGAATTGGAGCAAATCAAACTTTTCCTGGAGAACTTGTTATGTCTTGAGCTTGTCAAAGTTTGTGTTTGTGAAACAGACTACGAGGAACAGATTCAACTAAAAACTAATCTGCTAAACCTTCCTAGATCGTCCAAGTGCAATATCCAGTTTTTTATGCCTCATGGGAAGTCCGTCTGAGGATGACTCTGTTTTGTAGTCACTGTTACATAGACTGTCTATATAATGATGATTTTTCAGCAGttagttatttacttatttttgatttttatcagTTATTTGCTTTGATTGACTGACTGcttatggattttgttttggtttgatcttTTCAATAGCAATTCGGTTTACCTGATTTTCACTCAAAGTGACAAAGGGTTCACAGGATTAAACCAATATATGTTAGCTTTTTGTATacacaaaacattaataataaAGTTTAAACTAAGATTCAACAAATTTATACTGTATGATATCAAATAGCCTTCgctttcatttattattatatatttaaattaaaagatctACTGTATATGGTACTGGCCCAATGATCTATGttttataagataaataatgtataaattgatgttttgaaatatatacttttatctaAAATCTAACTTTAACTTAACGgataataaaaaagtaaaaaattaaaaaaacacgtATTCTTGATTGGAGAATTTATGGAAAATCtccctcttttcctttttctaattgGAAAACATGTATAGGTTTAAtcctataaatagagagacaTAGGTAACGAGAGCATATTATACTTGTCAAACACAGATCCTAAATTAGGTTTAAAGGGAACTAACTGATCATGACGACCTACACGAGTGATCATGAATAGGATGGATACTCAAGTGAAGCTTTCAAGACCTACACGAGTGAAGAACAAAACTCCTGCAACGGTGCAAATCACAGCCGAGCAAATCCTCCGGGAGGCTCGACGGAGCCAAGAGTCTGAGATCCGGCCGCCTAAGCAGAACATTACTGACTCCGTGGAGCTTTCCGACTACAGACTCCGCCGTCGGAAGGAGTTCGAGGACCGGGTCCACGGCATAGGAAGTAGCATCCATGTTTGGATCAAGTATGTGCACTGGGAAGATTCACAGAAGGATTACGCACGTGCTCGGAGCGTGTGGGAACGAGCCTCGCGAATCTATGACCGGGAACATACGCTCTGGCTCAAGTACGCCGAGTTCGAGATGAAGAACAAGGCGGTCAATCACGCGAGAAACGTTTGGGAACGTGCCGTTGAGATCCTCCCCCGCGTGGACCAGATTTGGTACAAGTATATTCACATGGAAGAGATGCTTGGGAATATCGCCGGGGCTAGACAAATATTCGAGCGGTGGATGAAGATGGGTCACCCGATCAACAAGGTTGGCTCTCGTTTATTAAATTCGAACTTAGGTATAACAAAATCGACCGTGCACGATCACTCTACGATGGACTTGTTCTTTGGCATCCGAAAGTTTCCACTTACATCTGATACGCTAAGTTCGAGATGAAAGGAGGTGAAACTGCGCGTGCAAGGAATGTGTACGAACGCGCCATCGAGGTGTTTGCGGACGATGAAGAACTCTTTGTGGCTTTTGCTGAATTCGAAGAAGGCTGCAAGGAAGTGGAACGAGCTAGGTGTATCTACAATTTTGCTCTGGATCAAATTCCTAAAGGAAGAGCAGAGGGTTTGTATAAGAAGTTTGTTGCGTTTGAGAAACAGTATGGTGATAAGGAAGGGATTGAGGACGCCATCGTTGGCAAGACAAGGTTTGAATATGAAGATGAAGTAAGGAAGAACCCTCTAAACTACGATTCGTGGTTTGATTACCTTAGGCTAGAAGAGAGTGTAGGGAACAAAGATAGGATCAGAGAAATCTACGAGAGGGCTAATGCTAATGTTCCACCGGCAGAGGAGAAACGGTACTGGCAGAGATATATCTATCTTTGGATTAATTATGCACTCTTTAAAGAGATTGAAACTGAAGATGTGGAGCGTACGCGACTTGTATACAGAGAATGCCTCAAGCTTATCCCTCAAGCCAAAGTTTCTTTTGCTAAAATATGGTTGCTCGCTGCACAGTTTGAGATAAGGCAATTAAATCTCACTGGTGCTCGGCGGATATTAGGTAATGCGATTGGAAAAGCTCCAAAAGACAAGATATTCAAGAAGTACATTGAGATGGAACACGATCTGGGAAACATAGATAGGTGTAGAAAACTATATCAACGGTATCTTGAATGGTCTCCTGAGAACTGCTATGCTTGGACCAAGTTTGCTGAGTTAGAAAGGTCCCTTGCTGAAACAGAGCGAGCTAGAGCCGTATTTGAACTTGCAATATCTCAGCCTGCTCTTGACATGCCCGAGGTGCTGTGGAAGGCATACATTGATTTTGAGATATCACAAGGGGAAGTAGAGAGGACACGAGCTTTATATGAGCGACTCTTGGACCGTACAAAGCATTACAAGGTTTGAGTTAGTTTTGCAAAGTTTGAAGCGcaacaacaagaagatgatgttaCAGACTGCATCAGACGTGCCAGAGCGGTTTTCGACAAAGCCAACACGTTTTACAAGGACTGCACACCGGATCTGAAAGAAGAACGTGCGTCACTATTGGAAGATTGGCTGAACATGGAGACGAGCTTTGGTAAGCTAGGAGATGTTGATCTCGTTCGACCGAAGCTCCCTAGGAAACTCAAGAAGAGAAAGGCCATCACTACAAAAGACGGTTCTACAGAGTACGAAGAATACTCTGATTGTGTTTTCCCAGAAGAATCGCAGACTAAGAATCTCAAGCTTGTTGAGGCTGCATATAAATGGAAGAAGCAGAGGCTTGCTGCTGTTGCTTCGTAAAATTCGAGATtaatggttttttctttttctttcttgagtttatatcaacaaaacaatagGGTTATAGTTGTATTCTTCTCTATACAGAGGACTCATCTTTTTGTTTAGCTGTTATTTTCATCGTTAAGGaaatattctcttcttctttttttcgatCCCTTTAATTTTCTTCATGCAAATATTTTTATCCTATTAAAGCGTACCAAATAActaaaattgaatattatttgCACATGAAGACAGACCATGGAGTAATGAATGGGCACCAACGTGGTGACAGAATTTGTTACCGCGTTGTTGTGTTTGGGACATTGGGTTATGTGGCACCGCCTAGAGGCTTTTCCGTCATTTGCACTAATAATTTGGATTTGGTAATCTATACTCTAAATGATAATGTGTAATCtttgacccccaaaaaaaaaattgatagatGTAATGAAACAGGCTccaatttgaaattttagaagAAACCTCGTTGAGTGAAGTCAGCATATACAATGAAACCCAATGGTGGAATTACCAAGAATTGTGTTAGATAGGCTCATACAAAAATAGGAATCTGCTTTCTAGAATTAGAAATCTACTCTTCAGAAAACTTTTAGTCCCGACAAGGAGAAGTCGAGGCTAAACCCAAAATTATTCGGACCTATTATAATCAATCTGAACAAAAACAAGCTTTGGTGGAATTCTAAAAGTTGTTGACTAGCCGAAGGTCTAAAATTATGCCCACATAATGCAAAGAGTTGTGATCtcaaaaataaaccaaacttATGAGATTGTCCTACTTCCATATAAGTATGTAGTCCAAAAATCATAGACTATATATTGCAATTTGCAAATAAATTAAGATTAATAGAAAATGAAATCCTTGGTTGCTGTGAACCGCTTTACTTCCTTCAAATTGATTGTTATGGGTGAGGGCGATCATTCATTCTATGctcaaataaaaccaaaagtagtTTCCACTTTCCACCATAAATCAGGTAGAGTTGGGTTTTTGACAAAGCTGCACTACACTAggccaaaaataagaaatactTGTTAGTGGAAACTAGTTTTGGTATGTGTGGATTTATGCATTTGTAAACAagtatttcttatttttctgtcACTTTGATGTAATTCTTTAATTAAGGTATGAGTAAAAAttcattccatttttttttatttgtttctaatgACTTAATATttacctaaaaataaaatatttttttttgttatgtttaaaatattGTCAAATAAACAGTGATGTTAATTTGTTATCTTATGTTGCTTTCAAATAAACCAGAATATctataatatcatatttttatatgttaatacttaaattaaatctaaaagTAAATTAATGATCTCCttaattttatctttatgtatattttgataAACTTTAATagattgaatttttatattagctgattcatatatatacaattaatagTTGTACACATACCAATTTCATATACTCCCTCTATATCATAACagatgattttttagaattttcaccaagattaaaaaaaataataataaatgttgtattattattaaatactctgtatcataatagatgattttttaggattttcaccaagattaaaaaaataataataaatgttgtattattattaaatactttCAAATAAACCAGAATATCTATAACACTCATATTTTTCTCACACTTACCATTCAAatgcatgtatatatttaattattcattataaaagtaaaaacattaattattgatttgattttaggaataaaaatacattaaatacactaaaaaaattatcttttgtgATACAAGGAAAAAGTTTAGAACATCATCCTTTATGATATAGAGGGAGTAGtcaataaaaagttaaatagtCAATGCATGATTTATTCTTTTACCAAAAGTAATTGGAAGTATAAAATATGACATGATGACTTGTTAAGCTATGAAGATTTCCCTTTGAACTATAAATAAGTCTATAATATATAGGATTATATACACACACAGACATATATGctcaaataaaaccaaaagtagtTTCCATAAATCAGGCTTTTAGCTTAAAATCTACATCATTTTTTTCGTTGCTCCAGAAGAAGAGAACCGCCATGGAAGCCAAAGGAGAAACCTCGTGGAGCTCTATCATAGTTCCTTCTGTTCAAGagatggtggaggagaagatgaTCACGACCGTTCCTCCCAGGTATGTCCGGTATGATCATGAAGACAAAACTGAAGTCCTCGATGATTCTGGTCTCTCAACCGAGATCCCAATCATCGACATGAAGCGGTTGTGTGCTTCAACCGCCGTGGACTCTGAAATTGAGAAACTCGACTTCGCTTGCAAAGAGTGGGGATTTTTCCAGGCAAAGTCTCAACCTTTACACTATTTTTCCAGGCAAACTTTACACTGTTACGTACGTGGAGCTTATTAGGCTTGTTCAAGCAAGTATGGGAATTAATTATCATCGTTTGATGAATATATCCCTATGAAATCGTTTCATTGCAAAACAAccccctgtttttttttattaccatGTTAAACCCATAATGGAGCTTAAcactttttgtttcaaatttatcattt
Coding sequences within:
- the LOC104740385 gene encoding putative F-box protein At3g58960 — protein: MDSISISISISITLPDDIIIHIVSLLSAKEAAFVSLLSKRWQNMFTIIPNVEFDDDSIQVQGMMDFLNAVLVLPPSSRVKSLSLKCRKDRTRYDHINRCLCNVLKRGVMDLKLDLRCGHGYRLPFYVFSCKTLVELHLGTGLVVDLLTKNALLPALKTLIIDSVRFYDHCGCAFQMLLSACPVLVELVMRDVELEHWQWSRTVSSPTLQRLAINHRYFFDVIHYDLESITFDTPSLTSLSYFDFAPRSYPIVNLCSLVEASVGLSLPDDHVWIRQYAGDHDTITLDITNLIKGLRNVEILKLSTPMTLEAFYCFLEVIPVFENLHRLCVTSEHDFRWPTLPYLLKKSPVLKTLFIKGPLHYNYYSDDDDEEPVFEYLPEYDFLLSCPVKVLEITEYSGTRGELEQIKLFLENLLCLELVKVCVCETDYEEQIQLKTNLLNLPRSSKCNIQFFMPHGKSV